From a single Planococcus shenhongbingii genomic region:
- the hemB gene encoding porphobilinogen synthase, whose translation MNELNFNRGRRLRTTANLRSMVRETSLQKEDFIYPIFVVEGENVKTEISSMPGVFHFSLDRLGEELDEVVGLGIPSVILFGVPNEKDAVGTQAYHDHGITQEAIRFAKERHPDLVVIADTCLCQYTDHGHCGVIENGVILNDESLDLLARTAVSQAKAGADIIAPSNMMDGFVAAIRYGLDQAGFENTPIMSYGVKYASAYYGPFREAAHSTPQFGDRKTYQMDPANRLEALREATSDIEEGADFMIVKPALSYLDIIREVRDNFDIPIVAYNVSGEYAMVKAAALNGWVDEKKMVLETLLSMKRAGADIVMTYHAKDAARWLEEK comes from the coding sequence ATGAATGAATTGAATTTCAACCGCGGACGCCGCTTGCGCACTACTGCGAATCTCCGCTCAATGGTCCGTGAAACCAGCTTGCAGAAAGAAGATTTCATTTACCCGATTTTCGTCGTAGAAGGCGAAAACGTCAAAACAGAAATTTCTTCCATGCCGGGCGTGTTCCATTTTTCATTGGACAGACTGGGTGAAGAACTTGATGAAGTCGTCGGACTGGGCATTCCATCCGTTATTTTGTTCGGTGTGCCGAATGAAAAAGATGCAGTCGGAACGCAGGCTTACCACGACCACGGCATCACGCAAGAAGCCATCCGTTTTGCAAAAGAACGCCATCCGGACCTTGTGGTCATCGCGGATACTTGCCTATGCCAGTATACAGATCATGGGCATTGCGGGGTTATTGAAAACGGTGTGATTTTAAATGACGAATCGCTTGACCTTTTGGCGCGTACCGCTGTATCACAGGCGAAAGCTGGAGCAGACATCATCGCTCCATCGAATATGATGGACGGGTTTGTTGCGGCGATCCGCTACGGCCTTGACCAAGCTGGATTTGAAAACACGCCGATCATGAGCTACGGTGTGAAATATGCATCTGCTTATTACGGACCGTTCCGTGAAGCGGCGCATTCAACGCCGCAATTCGGCGACCGCAAAACTTATCAAATGGACCCGGCAAACCGCCTGGAAGCACTTCGTGAAGCAACGTCTGATATTGAAGAAGGCGCGGATTTCATGATTGTGAAACCGGCTCTTTCTTACTTGGATATCATCCGCGAAGTACGCGACAATTTTGATATTCCGATTGTTGCTTACAACGTTTCCGGCGAATACGCCATGGTTAAAGCAGCAGCGTTGAACGGCTGGGTGGATGAAAAGAAAATGGTTCTTGAAACGTTGCTTAGCATGAAACGGGCAGGAGCAGACATCGTTATGACGTACCACGCAAAAGACGCGGCACGTTGGCTGGAGGAGAAATAA
- the hemL gene encoding glutamate-1-semialdehyde 2,1-aminomutase has translation MGYEKSIAAFEEAKKLMPGGVNSPVRAFKSVNMDPIFMASGSGATITDIDGNTYIDYVLSWGPLILGHSHPEVVKAIQEVAVSGTSFGAPTLLENKLAKLVMERVPSIEMIRMVSSGTEATMSALRVARGYTGRSKILKFEGCYHGHADSLLIKAGSGVATLGLPDSPGVPESVAKNTITVPYNDLESVRLAFKEFGDDLAAVIVEPVAGNMGVVPPSEGFLQELRNLTHEAGTILIFDEVMTGFRVGYNCAQGHFGVTPDMTCLGKVIGGGLPVGAFGGKREIMQQVAPSGSIYQAGTLSGNPLAMTAGYETLSRLNEKTYETFVKRGDQLEAGFRAAAEKYNIPHTVNRAGSMIGFFFTNEPVVDFATAKTSDTELFADYYRLMAEEGIFLPPSQFEGMFLSSAHTEEHIAKTVEAFHTVFAKLAK, from the coding sequence ATGGGATACGAAAAATCGATTGCAGCATTTGAAGAAGCAAAAAAATTAATGCCGGGCGGCGTTAACTCGCCGGTGCGTGCATTCAAATCGGTCAATATGGATCCGATTTTCATGGCTTCCGGAAGCGGAGCCACGATTACCGACATCGACGGCAATACGTATATCGACTATGTCTTGTCATGGGGGCCGCTGATTTTGGGCCATTCACATCCGGAAGTCGTCAAGGCGATCCAGGAAGTGGCAGTATCCGGAACAAGTTTCGGAGCTCCGACTTTACTCGAAAACAAATTGGCGAAACTGGTCATGGAACGCGTGCCATCGATTGAAATGATCCGCATGGTTTCATCCGGTACAGAAGCCACAATGAGTGCTTTGCGTGTGGCGCGCGGCTATACCGGCCGCAGCAAAATCCTGAAATTCGAAGGCTGCTACCATGGCCATGCCGACAGCTTGCTGATCAAAGCAGGATCCGGTGTTGCGACATTAGGCTTGCCGGACTCACCGGGAGTGCCGGAATCGGTTGCGAAAAACACCATTACGGTTCCTTACAACGACCTTGAAAGTGTGCGTCTGGCATTCAAGGAATTCGGTGACGACCTTGCAGCAGTCATCGTAGAACCGGTTGCAGGCAATATGGGCGTTGTTCCTCCAAGCGAAGGTTTCTTGCAGGAATTGCGCAACTTGACGCATGAAGCAGGCACGATTTTAATCTTTGATGAAGTCATGACAGGCTTCCGTGTCGGCTACAACTGCGCACAAGGCCATTTCGGCGTTACACCGGACATGACTTGCCTTGGAAAAGTGATCGGCGGCGGACTGCCTGTCGGCGCATTCGGTGGCAAGCGTGAAATCATGCAGCAAGTGGCGCCAAGCGGTTCGATTTACCAGGCTGGGACTTTGTCAGGGAACCCGCTTGCGATGACTGCCGGCTACGAAACATTATCCCGTTTAAATGAAAAAACTTATGAGACTTTCGTCAAACGCGGCGATCAGCTGGAAGCCGGTTTCCGTGCAGCGGCTGAGAAATACAACATCCCGCACACCGTGAACCGTGCAGGCTCGATGATCGGCTTCTTTTTTACGAATGAACCTGTCGTTGACTTTGCAACAGCAAAAACATCGGATACGGAACTGTTTGCTGACTACTACCGTTTGATGGCGGAAGAAGGCATCTTCCTGCCGCCTTCTCAGTTTGAAGGCATGTTCTTGTCTTCAGCGCATACGGAAGAGCATATTGCAAAAACAGTGGAAGCCTTCCATACCGTGTTTGCGAAATTAGCTAAATAA
- a CDS encoding AbrB family transcriptional regulator — MSIFFRTALIAALAGWLFETLGIFLPWLLGPMFTLLLVSQFTNIKLYWPKSLRTAGLVLLGVQIGSSFTRDAVLLMWFDLPYMAFMTLSVVILSILLGLLFKKMVNESLATSLLGSIPGGLAQMVVIAEDVKSANITVVTMMQTIRIFMVVTIVPFLTVFLTGREQSELTEQLFTFAPVASLGGLLIGLVLYFGMKRIGFPAAELLAPILTLAIVQTITGDILIDMPYWLIAIAQICIGASLGLQMEQIGDKLTFRLGAAIVLNNVLLISFTVFIAYILSNWLPDYIFLDFFLSAAPGGIAEMAITALATGGDVALITSFQLFRLFFILLVASPIVTYIVKRLDAKSGT; from the coding sequence ATGTCCATATTCTTTAGAACAGCGCTGATTGCAGCTTTGGCGGGCTGGTTGTTTGAAACGCTGGGCATCTTCCTGCCGTGGCTGCTCGGGCCGATGTTTACGCTATTGCTGGTCAGCCAATTCACCAACATCAAGCTGTATTGGCCAAAATCGCTGCGGACAGCCGGGCTCGTGCTATTGGGTGTGCAAATCGGTTCGTCGTTTACACGTGATGCGGTTTTATTGATGTGGTTCGATTTGCCGTATATGGCGTTCATGACTTTGTCCGTCGTGATTTTGTCCATCTTGCTCGGCCTGCTGTTTAAAAAGATGGTCAATGAAAGCTTGGCGACGAGTCTGCTGGGATCGATTCCAGGGGGGCTTGCGCAGATGGTGGTCATTGCGGAAGATGTAAAATCAGCGAATATTACGGTGGTGACGATGATGCAGACCATCCGGATTTTTATGGTCGTCACAATCGTTCCGTTTCTAACAGTGTTTTTGACAGGCAGGGAACAGAGCGAACTGACTGAGCAGTTATTCACATTTGCTCCGGTGGCATCTCTTGGCGGGCTTTTGATTGGATTGGTGCTGTATTTCGGAATGAAACGAATCGGCTTTCCGGCTGCGGAACTCTTGGCGCCGATATTGACGCTGGCAATTGTCCAGACGATAACAGGGGATATTTTAATCGATATGCCGTATTGGCTCATTGCCATTGCACAGATTTGCATCGGCGCCAGTCTCGGACTGCAGATGGAACAGATCGGTGATAAGCTGACGTTCCGTTTAGGTGCGGCGATTGTCCTCAATAATGTGTTGCTCATCAGTTTTACGGTATTCATCGCGTATATCCTGAGCAATTGGCTGCCGGACTATATTTTCCTTGATTTCTTTTTAAGCGCGGCGCCTGGCGGCATTGCGGAAATGGCGATTACGGCGCTGGCAACTGGCGGCGATGTAGCACTCATCACCAGTTTTCAATTGTTCCGGCTGTTTTTTATTCTGCTGGTAGCATCACCGATTGTCACTTACATTGTCAAAAGGCTTGACGCTAAAAGCGGAACTTGA
- a CDS encoding valine--tRNA ligase: MTEQMPTTQQMPTKYDPQSIEKGRYEWWVDNKFFEAKPESGKTPYTIVIPPPNVTGKLHLGHAWDTTLQDIMTRMKRMQGFDALWLPGMDHAGIATQAKVEGKLKEEGKSRYDLGREKFLEESWKWKDEYAGHIRQQWSKLGLGLDYSRERFTLDEGLSNAVKEVFVKLYEKKLIYRGKYIINWDPATKTAISDIEVIYKDVQGAFYHMRYPLTDGSGHIEIATTRPETMLGDTAVAVHPKDERYQHLIGKTVTLPIIGREMEIVADDYVDMEFGSGAVKITPAHDPNDFEIGNRHNLERVLIMHEDGTMNENAGKYEGMDRFECRKQIVKDLQEMDVLFKIEEHLHSVGHSERSGAVVEPYLSTQWFVDMKPLAQQSVDLQKGENAVNFVPDRFEKTYLHWMENIRDWCISRQLWWGHQIPAWYHKETGEIYVGMDAPADAENWTQDEDVLDTWFSSALWPFSTLGWPADSDDLKRYYPTDALVTGYDIINFWVSRMIFQALEFTGEKPFKDVLIHGLVRDAEGRKMSKSLGNGVDPMDVIAEYGADSLRYFLATASSPGQDLRFSMEKVESIWNFANKIWNASRFALMNMDGMIYEEINLSGKRSVADSWILTRLNETIEQVTSLAERYEFGEVGRSLYNFIWDDFCDWYIEMAKLPLYGEDEEAKKMTRSVLAYVLDNTMRLLHPFMPFITEEIWQNLPHQGDSITVAAWPTVDESLSDQSQSTSMKLLMDIITAVRTIRAEVQSPMSKKVPLTISAKDAETHAVLEANAAYIERFCNPETLTIGQNIEAPEKSMSAVVSGAELFMPLEGLIDVEAELARLNKELEKWAKEVKLVQGKLSNERFVSKAPEAVVAEERKKEADYLEKHATVEKRMVELQNL, encoded by the coding sequence ATGACTGAACAAATGCCAACAACCCAGCAAATGCCGACGAAGTATGATCCGCAATCGATTGAAAAAGGACGCTATGAGTGGTGGGTTGACAACAAATTCTTTGAAGCAAAACCGGAAAGCGGCAAAACGCCGTATACCATTGTGATTCCGCCGCCGAACGTTACGGGTAAATTGCACCTGGGGCATGCTTGGGATACAACGCTTCAAGACATCATGACACGTATGAAACGCATGCAAGGATTTGACGCCTTATGGCTGCCGGGCATGGATCACGCCGGCATCGCTACACAGGCGAAAGTTGAAGGCAAGCTGAAAGAGGAAGGGAAGTCCCGCTATGACCTTGGCCGCGAGAAATTCCTTGAAGAGTCGTGGAAATGGAAAGATGAGTATGCAGGCCATATCCGCCAGCAATGGTCGAAACTAGGGTTGGGCCTGGATTACTCACGCGAGCGATTTACGCTTGATGAAGGCTTGTCGAATGCCGTTAAAGAAGTATTTGTTAAGCTGTATGAGAAGAAATTGATTTACCGCGGCAAATACATCATCAACTGGGACCCGGCTACCAAAACCGCGATTTCGGATATCGAAGTTATTTACAAAGACGTACAAGGTGCGTTCTATCATATGCGCTATCCGTTGACTGACGGCTCCGGTCATATTGAAATCGCGACGACTCGCCCGGAAACGATGCTTGGCGATACGGCGGTAGCGGTTCATCCGAAAGACGAGCGCTACCAGCATCTAATCGGCAAGACGGTAACATTGCCGATTATCGGCCGCGAAATGGAAATTGTTGCGGATGATTATGTAGACATGGAATTCGGAAGCGGTGCAGTGAAAATCACGCCGGCTCACGACCCGAACGACTTTGAAATCGGCAACCGCCATAACTTAGAGCGCGTACTGATCATGCACGAAGACGGTACGATGAATGAAAACGCCGGCAAATACGAAGGCATGGACCGCTTCGAATGCCGCAAGCAAATCGTTAAAGACTTGCAGGAAATGGATGTTTTATTCAAAATCGAAGAGCATTTGCATTCGGTTGGGCATTCAGAACGCAGCGGGGCAGTAGTTGAGCCGTACTTGTCGACACAATGGTTTGTTGACATGAAGCCGCTGGCACAGCAGTCGGTTGATCTGCAAAAAGGCGAAAATGCCGTTAACTTTGTTCCAGACCGTTTTGAAAAAACGTATCTGCACTGGATGGAAAACATCCGCGACTGGTGTATTTCCCGTCAATTATGGTGGGGCCATCAGATTCCAGCTTGGTACCATAAAGAAACCGGCGAGATTTACGTAGGAATGGACGCGCCGGCGGACGCCGAAAACTGGACGCAGGACGAAGACGTTCTTGATACGTGGTTCTCTTCTGCCTTATGGCCGTTCTCGACACTTGGCTGGCCGGCAGACAGTGACGATTTGAAACGCTATTACCCAACGGATGCGTTAGTTACTGGCTACGACATCATCAACTTCTGGGTATCACGCATGATTTTTCAGGCGCTAGAGTTTACTGGCGAAAAACCGTTCAAGGACGTATTGATCCACGGACTGGTTCGTGACGCCGAAGGACGCAAAATGTCGAAATCGCTTGGCAACGGTGTCGATCCGATGGATGTCATCGCCGAGTACGGAGCGGATTCGCTTCGCTACTTCCTGGCAACTGCATCATCTCCAGGACAGGACCTTCGCTTCTCGATGGAAAAAGTCGAAAGCATCTGGAACTTTGCCAATAAAATCTGGAATGCTTCCCGTTTCGCATTGATGAACATGGACGGCATGATTTATGAAGAAATCAATCTTTCCGGCAAGCGCTCGGTTGCCGATTCATGGATTTTGACTCGTTTGAATGAAACCATCGAACAAGTGACGAGTCTGGCTGAACGCTACGAATTCGGCGAAGTGGGCCGCTCGCTTTACAACTTTATCTGGGATGATTTCTGTGACTGGTACATCGAGATGGCGAAACTGCCTCTATACGGCGAAGACGAAGAAGCGAAGAAAATGACGCGTTCGGTTCTTGCTTACGTACTCGACAACACGATGCGTTTATTGCACCCGTTCATGCCATTTATCACAGAAGAAATCTGGCAGAACCTGCCGCATCAAGGCGACTCGATCACAGTTGCCGCTTGGCCGACGGTTGATGAGTCATTGTCAGACCAAAGCCAGTCGACGAGCATGAAGCTGTTGATGGACATCATCACAGCGGTTCGCACCATCCGTGCGGAAGTTCAGTCGCCGATGAGCAAGAAAGTGCCATTGACGATTTCAGCGAAAGACGCTGAAACACACGCAGTTCTGGAAGCGAATGCCGCTTACATCGAGCGTTTCTGCAACCCGGAAACGTTGACGATTGGCCAAAACATCGAAGCACCGGAAAAATCAATGTCAGCCGTTGTATCAGGTGCTGAATTGTTCATGCCACTTGAAGGCTTGATCGACGTGGAAGCAGAACTTGCCCGCTTGAATAAAGAACTCGAGAAATGGGCAAAAGAAGTCAAACTTGTTCAAGGCAAACTATCAAACGAACGCTTTGTTTCCAAAGCACCGGAAGCTGTAGTGGCCGAAGAACGCAAAAAAGAAGCCGACTACTTGGAAAAACACGCGACAGTCGAAAAACGCATGGTTGAATTGCAGAACCTATAA
- a CDS encoding TetR/AcrR family transcriptional regulator has protein sequence MTQQQLKEAALNRFAEHGYDGTSMAHIAEDIGIKKQSIYTYFKGKDELFLQVFNEVMENEITTVVGFIEQNKTRSIESFLYDFLIHHKERYEQNADTKFWLRISFFPPAHLYDEVMKNVYAYLDKMEELLEPIMEKAADEKQLSTKIDVQRATAAFLGVLDGIFVEMLYGGPERLNKRLDASWHYYWRGVSKD, from the coding sequence GTGACTCAGCAACAATTAAAAGAAGCTGCATTGAACCGCTTTGCGGAACATGGCTATGATGGAACTTCGATGGCACATATCGCTGAAGACATCGGCATCAAAAAGCAATCGATCTATACTTACTTCAAAGGAAAAGATGAACTTTTTCTGCAAGTATTCAACGAAGTCATGGAAAATGAAATAACGACAGTCGTCGGTTTTATTGAACAAAACAAGACCCGCTCGATTGAGAGCTTTTTATATGATTTTCTTATACACCATAAAGAGCGCTATGAACAGAACGCCGACACCAAATTTTGGCTGCGCATTTCGTTTTTCCCGCCAGCGCATCTTTACGATGAAGTGATGAAAAACGTATATGCCTATCTGGACAAAATGGAAGAGCTGCTGGAACCGATCATGGAAAAGGCAGCAGATGAAAAACAGCTCAGCACCAAAATCGATGTTCAGCGGGCAACCGCTGCTTTTCTAGGCGTATTGGACGGTATATTTGTGGAAATGCTGTACGGAGGACCGGAACGGTTGAACAAAAGACTGGATGCTTCCTGGCATTATTACTGGCGTGGAGTTTCAAAAGATTGA
- a CDS encoding DMT family transporter: MNMHWMLVIVAGIIEILWAIGLKYASSVMAWVVVAVLIYISFVVLLKALEKVPVATAYAVFTGIGTAGTVIVEMVVFGEPFSWTKVFFISLLLAGVIGLKLVTADPDKKEEVV, from the coding sequence ATGAATATGCATTGGATGCTGGTCATTGTTGCAGGGATCATTGAAATATTATGGGCAATCGGATTGAAGTATGCTTCCAGCGTGATGGCCTGGGTGGTCGTCGCCGTCCTTATATATATTTCATTCGTTGTGCTGTTGAAAGCTTTGGAAAAAGTGCCGGTTGCCACAGCGTATGCGGTGTTTACAGGCATCGGGACAGCAGGTACGGTCATTGTGGAAATGGTTGTATTCGGAGAACCGTTCAGCTGGACGAAAGTATTTTTCATCAGCTTATTGCTGGCGGGCGTCATCGGGCTGAAGCTGGTTACCGCAGATCCGGACAAGAAAGAAGAGGTAGTGTAA
- a CDS encoding DMT family transporter has translation MAWIYLILAGCFEVLGVIGMNRVVKYKTLDAYVILVGGFVVSFSLLGLAMRTLPMGLSYAVWTGIGTVGGTLVGMFIYGESKDWKRIGFIAMIVAAVIGLKLTS, from the coding sequence ATGGCTTGGATATACTTGATATTAGCTGGCTGTTTTGAAGTATTAGGGGTAATCGGCATGAACCGGGTCGTTAAATACAAGACGCTCGACGCCTACGTCATCTTGGTCGGCGGATTCGTGGTCAGCTTCAGCTTACTGGGCTTGGCGATGAGAACGTTGCCGATGGGATTGTCTTACGCTGTTTGGACCGGAATCGGAACCGTCGGCGGCACACTGGTCGGCATGTTCATCTACGGCGAATCAAAAGACTGGAAGCGGATCGGTTTTATCGCCATGATTGTGGCAGCTGTGATCGGGCTGAAACTGACTTCTTAA
- a CDS encoding ATP-grasp domain-containing protein codes for MIVLYESADAQRNIGFIRELQRFKGFRLVEWDDWTVDGLERLAGELADELVLFRVRRPEAARFLEDRGIFLVNRAEVNRVANDKWQSFQLMLLLGMPVVPTFRQAPEFPCVVKSADGHGGTEVEMVESLDDISFESESLIFQPIVEHTADVRVYVIGNEVVGAVKRSSADSFKANYSLGGSAEKYVVSAAQEKDVLKIARSLNSDYIGIDFLLLPDGRHLFNEIEDPVGARSFYETHEANIAELLVGHLKKLEKERPFRPKKE; via the coding sequence ATGATCGTTTTGTATGAGTCGGCAGATGCCCAGCGCAATATCGGGTTTATCCGCGAATTGCAGCGCTTTAAAGGGTTTCGTTTGGTGGAATGGGATGACTGGACTGTAGACGGGCTGGAGCGTTTGGCCGGGGAACTTGCGGATGAGCTGGTGCTGTTTCGCGTGCGCCGGCCGGAAGCTGCCCGCTTTCTGGAAGACCGGGGTATTTTTCTGGTGAACCGGGCGGAAGTGAACCGCGTGGCGAATGACAAATGGCAGAGCTTTCAATTGATGCTGCTGCTCGGCATGCCGGTCGTTCCGACTTTCCGGCAAGCTCCGGAGTTTCCTTGTGTCGTAAAATCCGCAGATGGCCACGGCGGTACTGAAGTCGAGATGGTTGAATCTCTGGATGACATTTCATTTGAATCGGAATCGCTGATCTTTCAGCCAATTGTGGAACATACCGCGGATGTGCGGGTCTATGTCATTGGCAACGAAGTGGTTGGCGCTGTTAAAAGAAGTTCTGCTGATTCATTTAAAGCCAATTACTCGCTCGGCGGTTCGGCAGAGAAATATGTGGTTTCAGCGGCACAGGAAAAAGATGTGCTGAAAATAGCGCGGTCTTTGAATAGCGACTATATCGGAATTGACTTCTTGCTGCTGCCGGACGGCCGGCATTTGTTCAATGAAATCGAAGATCCCGTCGGAGCGCGGTCTTTTTATGAAACGCATGAAGCTAATATCGCCGAATTGCTGGTCGGACATTTGAAGAAGCTTGAAAAAGAACGGCCTTTCCGGCCGAAGAAGGAATAG
- a CDS encoding ATP-grasp domain-containing protein, translated as MTTCWVIYNGSLVSDKFADQARLVAEAAERAGVAVHIMKNHDILMDLKNDAEMPDFAVLLDKDILLGYFLKSRGVPVYNDPAIIDLCDNKATQYIRLASAGLPMPRTIVAPKVYPNFSILESGYFERIMEELTFPMIIKEGHGSFGVKVYLIENEKEFYDKVEALRGIDFVFQEFISSSRGRDIRVNIVGGKIVAAMYRHSETDFRANITNGGVASPIDLTEAQKQMALEAAEAVGAVFAGVDLLFDADEQPLVCEVNAAAHIRNILNVTGVNVADAMIAYILEDLR; from the coding sequence ATGACAACATGTTGGGTGATTTACAACGGGAGTTTGGTTTCCGATAAATTCGCAGACCAGGCGCGCCTTGTTGCTGAAGCGGCAGAACGCGCCGGCGTTGCGGTCCATATAATGAAGAATCATGATATCCTGATGGACTTGAAGAACGATGCAGAAATGCCGGACTTTGCCGTTTTGCTGGATAAGGATATCCTGCTCGGATATTTCCTGAAAAGCCGCGGCGTGCCAGTGTATAACGACCCGGCGATCATCGACTTGTGCGACAATAAAGCCACACAGTATATCCGCCTGGCGTCAGCCGGCCTGCCTATGCCGAGAACGATTGTGGCGCCGAAAGTGTATCCCAACTTCTCTATTCTGGAATCAGGTTATTTTGAACGGATTATGGAGGAATTAACATTTCCGATGATCATTAAAGAAGGCCACGGCTCGTTCGGGGTGAAAGTCTATTTGATTGAAAATGAAAAAGAGTTTTATGATAAAGTCGAAGCACTGCGCGGCATCGATTTTGTGTTCCAGGAGTTTATCTCTTCCAGCCGCGGTCGGGACATCCGGGTGAATATTGTCGGCGGAAAAATCGTTGCGGCGATGTACCGCCATTCCGAAACGGATTTCCGCGCCAATATCACAAATGGCGGAGTCGCCTCTCCTATCGATTTGACCGAAGCACAAAAACAGATGGCATTGGAGGCAGCGGAAGCTGTCGGAGCGGTGTTCGCCGGAGTGGATTTGTTGTTTGATGCGGATGAACAGCCGCTTGTCTGCGAAGTCAATGCGGCGGCGCATATCCGCAACATCCTGAATGTGACAGGCGTCAACGTAGCGGACGCCATGATCGCCTATATATTGGAGGATTTGCGATGA
- a CDS encoding bifunctional folylpolyglutamate synthase/dihydrofolate synthase: MINGLEIYKKKWNIETDRSIKPGLQAITAALEELNNPHQKGYFIHIAGTNGKGSTGAFLAAILRKHGLTVGNFYSPNIEDLHDQIQVDGKPVTEEEMDSAMARLSKLETPLTDFELLTAAAFLIFEQKKPDITIMEAGMGGRFDSTNVIDPELAIITSISYEHTNFLGNTLENIAWHKAGIVKKWKPIIIGQLPEEARNIIENEAKMLHAELILPEKQIDIELKLKGRHQKENAKLALEAAKEILLLKFNHDMAENALAGATIPFRFEEIYPNLVMDGAHNEASIKALVETIKEQYPGRPIHIVMGILKDKEYTKILRHLETVSDHFTFVDFENERALSAKILFSENRSKIKTIAKYYDILPVPNKKEVTIVTGSLYLLSNLRNNHFEMFENYQIQKN, encoded by the coding sequence ATGATAAATGGACTTGAGATTTATAAAAAGAAATGGAATATCGAAACGGATCGATCGATCAAGCCAGGCTTGCAGGCCATTACGGCCGCATTAGAGGAATTAAACAACCCGCATCAAAAAGGTTACTTTATACATATCGCCGGCACTAACGGCAAAGGTTCGACTGGTGCTTTTCTAGCCGCCATTTTGCGGAAGCATGGGCTGACAGTCGGCAATTTCTATTCGCCAAACATAGAAGACCTGCACGACCAGATCCAAGTGGACGGAAAACCGGTAACGGAAGAAGAAATGGACAGCGCCATGGCGCGTTTATCGAAACTCGAAACGCCGCTGACAGATTTCGAATTGCTGACGGCGGCAGCTTTTTTGATATTCGAGCAAAAAAAGCCGGACATCACGATTATGGAAGCGGGGATGGGAGGCAGGTTCGACAGCACGAACGTCATTGATCCTGAACTCGCTATCATCACCTCGATTTCCTATGAGCACACAAATTTTTTGGGCAATACACTGGAAAATATTGCTTGGCATAAAGCAGGAATTGTAAAAAAATGGAAACCAATTATTATCGGTCAACTTCCGGAAGAAGCCCGAAATATTATTGAAAATGAAGCAAAGATGCTTCACGCAGAACTGATTCTGCCGGAAAAGCAAATCGATATCGAATTAAAACTAAAAGGCAGACACCAAAAAGAAAATGCCAAACTGGCGCTTGAAGCAGCAAAAGAAATTCTGCTGCTGAAGTTCAATCATGATATGGCAGAAAATGCGCTAGCCGGTGCTACCATTCCGTTCCGTTTTGAAGAAATCTATCCGAATCTCGTTATGGACGGAGCCCACAACGAAGCGAGCATCAAAGCATTAGTGGAAACGATCAAAGAACAATATCCCGGCAGGCCGATCCATATTGTCATGGGAATCCTGAAAGATAAAGAATACACAAAGATTCTCCGCCATTTGGAAACGGTCAGTGATCATTTCACATTCGTTGATTTCGAAAACGAACGTGCCCTCTCAGCGAAAATTTTATTTTCAGAAAATAGAAGTAAAATAAAGACAATTGCCAAATATTATGATATATTACCTGTACCAAATAAAAAAGAAGTGACCATAGTCACAGGTTCTCTCTATTTATTGTCAAATCTTCGAAATAACCATTTTGAGATGTTCGAAAACTATCAGATCCAGAAAAACTAA